A single Augochlora pura isolate Apur16 chromosome 2, APUR_v2.2.1, whole genome shotgun sequence DNA region contains:
- the LOC144474962 gene encoding coiled-coil domain-containing protein 43: MAVATNCFDNWLSKKLQALNTDEGVFGSYIKGILEGDETEDEKTEALEGILAAITGDNISGHVTEILSAWTKWLPDKETDTSKGPMEDVDVRLAKMLESQSLPTTTQKSYTEEERRIRETILAQYSQMSDEDHRDDDGEEDDETGGDCGIEKNTNAAAILQQEKDRRGKAKLNSRRKREKDKEDREKQKQLKEEKKEKRKTQKGERRR; encoded by the exons ATGGCGGTTGCAACTAACTGTTTCGATAACTGGCTTAGTAAAAAGCTGCAGGCTTTAAATACTGATGAAGGAGTATTTGGATCTTACATCAAAGGAATTTTAGAAGGCGATGAAACGGAGGATGAAAAGACCGAAGCCCTCGAAGGCATACTCGCTGCCATAACG GGTGATAATATCAGTGGTCATGTGACAGAAATTTTAAGTGCCTGGACCAAATGGCTTCCAGACAAAGAAACCGATACCTCGAAAGGACCGATGGAAGATGTGGATGTCAGATTGGCAAAGATGCTGGAATCACAATCTTTGCCAACTACCACACAGAAAAGTTACAccgaagaagagagaagaataAGAGAGACCATTCTTGCACAGTACAGTCAAATGTCTGATGAAGATCATAGAGACGACGATGGGGAAGAAGATGATGAAACTGGTGGAGATTGTGGAATTGAGAAGAATACAAATGCTGCTGCGATACTTCAACAAGAGAAAGACAGGAGGGGAAAAGCTAAATTAAATAGtcggaggaagagagaaaaggataAAGAAGATCG agagaaacagaaacaactgaaggaagagaagaaggaaaaacgTAAGACacaaaaaggagaaagaaggagGTAG
- the Trap1 gene encoding TNF receptor associated protein 1, with protein sequence MATALRLKLAVQLGKSLSRPLRRNFEKEFLERKCRRLSTNCPIRCYSSQAATQTTETHNIIKDTEKATGDAVKHEFQSETQMLLQIVAKSLYSDKEVFVRELISNASDALEKLRYIRLSDNEVAQAAGDRSLEIHIATDKQNRTLTIQDTGIGMTREELISHLGTIARSGSKAFLEKLKENQNSGDTSQIIGQFGVGFYSAFMVADKVEVYTKSYKADAEGLCWTSDGSGTYEISAAEGVQPGTKIVIHLKVDSREFSDDVTINRIINKYSNFVGSPIFLNGKQANTIQPLWMLDPKEITPLQHAEFYRFIGNCFDSPRFILHYTTDVPLSIRALLYFPEERPGLFDLARDTTSGVSLYSRKILIKSKAENILPKWLRFVKGVVDSEDIPLNLSRELLQNSTLIGKLRSVLTMRILKFLNEQSQKRAVDFNNFYREYGLFLKEGIVVSNDQKEKEEISKLLRFESSAMSPGELVSIPDYCKRIPEDQKNIYYLSAPSRILAEQSPYYESLKKRNVEVLFCYEPYDELVLMHLRQYQSYSLTSVEKEMRDESESSKSDNLGLINQEEIDNLIAYMRNVLPKKAYDIKMTTRLESHPCVVTVKDMAAARHFVRTQTHQLDEEMRYSVLQPRFEINPKHPLIKKLSQLIKTDTKLADLLIEQLFMGSMIGAGLIEDPRILLTPMNELLTLALEKH encoded by the exons ATGGCCACCGCTTTGAGGTTGAAGCTCGCAGTTCAATTAGGAAAATCTCTTTCAAGACCGCTCAGACGGAATTTCGAGAAAGAGTTTTTGGAGAGAAAATGCCGCAGACTTTCAA CAAATTGTCCAATAAGATGTTACTCTTCGCAAGCCGCAACTCAAACTACAGAAACTCATAATATCATAAAGGATACAGAGAAAGCAACGG GAGATGCAGTTAAACATGAATTTCAATCAGAAACTCAGATGCTTCTGCAAATTGTTGCCAAGTCTTTGTATTCTGACAAAGAG GTATTTGTTCGTGAGTTGATCTCTAATGCTAGTGATGCCCTAGAAAAACTACGTTATATAAGGTTAAGTGATAATGAAGTAGCACAGGCAGCTGGGGATAGAAGCTTAGAAATTCATATTGCTACTGATAAGCAGAACAGAACACTTACTATTCAAGATACAGGGATTGGTATGACTCGTGAAGAACTGATATCACATTTAGGAACTATTGCCAGATCTGGATCGAAA GCTTTCTTAGAGAAGTTAAAAGAAAACCAAAATTCTGGGGATACATCTCAAATTATTGGTCAATTTGGAGTTGGTTTCTATAGCGCTTTCATGGTTGCTGATAAAGTAGAAGTATACACTAAATCCTACAAAGCAGACGCTGAGGGACTTTGCTGGACATCCGATGg ATCAGGTACTTACGAAATCTCAGCAGCTGAGGGAGTTCAGCcaggaacaaaaattgtgatCCACTTGAAAGTCGATTCCCGTGAATTTAGCGACGACGTTACAATTAATC gtatcattaataaatatagcaacTTTGTCGGTAGTCCCATTTTTCTTAATGGTAAACAAGCTAACACGATTCAACCGTTGTGGATGCTCGATCCGAAAGAGATTACGCCACTTCAGCATGCTGAATTCTACAGATTCATTGGGAACTGTTTCGATTCCCCGcgatttatattacattatactaccGATGTCCCATTGAGCATTAGAGCATTGTTGTATTTCCCCGAGGAGAGACCAGGATTATTCGACTTGGCCAGAGACACGACTAGCGGCGTTTCCTTATACAgtcgtaaaattttaatcaagaGCAaggcagaaaatattttaccaaaGTGGCTACGTTTCGTTAAAGGAGTCGTCGATTCCGAAGATATTCCACTTAACTTGAGTCGAGAATTGTTGCAGAATAGCACTTTAATTGG AAAATTGAGAAGCGTTTTAACGATGCGTATACTGAAATTTTTGAACGAACAATCTCAGAAACGGGCtgtagattttaataacttctaTAGAGAATATGGCCTCTTTTTAAAGGAGGGTATCGTTGTCAGTAATGATCAAAAGGAAAag GAAGAAATAAGTAAACTTCTAAGATTCGAATCGTCTGCAATGTCACCTGGAGAATTAGTTAGCATACCAGATTATTGCAAACGTATACCTGAGGATCAAAAGAACATCTATTACCTATCAGCACCGAG TCGAATTTTGGCCGAGCAATCGCCTTACTACGAATCTCTGAAGAAACGTAACGTGGaagtattattttgttacgaaCCGTATGACGAGCTAGTTTTAATGCATCTAAGACAATATCAATCCTATTCACTGACTTCTGTCGAGAAAGAGATGCGCGATGAATCGGAGTCGAGCAAATCGGATAATTTAG GTTTAATCAATCAGGAAGAAATTGACAACCTGATTGCTTACATGAGAAATGTTTTACCAAAGAAAGCATACGATATTAAAATGACTACTCGCCTAGAATCTCATCCCTGTGTTGTCACAGTGAAAGATATGGCAGCTGCAAGGCATTTCGTCCGTACGCAGACCCACCAACTCGACGAAGAGATGCGGTACTCTGTTCTACAACCACGCTTCGAAATAAATCCTAAACATCCTCTAATCAAAAAGCTTTCTCAGCTGATAAAAACCGATACCAAACTGGCCGACCTCCTCATTGAACAG TTATTCATGGGTAGCATGATCGGCGCTGGTCTGATCGAAGATCCCCGGATACTGTTGACACCGATGAACGAATTGCTGACTTTAGCATTAGAGAAACACTag